In Scylla paramamosain isolate STU-SP2022 chromosome 1, ASM3559412v1, whole genome shotgun sequence, one DNA window encodes the following:
- the LOC135102301 gene encoding uncharacterized protein LOC135102301, translating to MTQVSPTELLERANGLGESYRRIRANESMWKSPRYDTVNLHDFSTELLSLDPPNPDAVSIENISEAFRSSSEIIHEAARRNRCGRLDQQKETWDRTLPRWRRILETNDAKFIWKAINWSGNIDTHEHRQPEDDQLKTHFESLLNNECHTNSIRTVCIDDSTPTIPVLDEPFTVQELDKVLKDVNVRKSYVGICPGIMRALPVDWIMFFLHMFNVVFLNVCYPVSWSCSKLFVLFKGGKDRLECGNYRGISIMNTLAKLYDYLILNRLKLWTSIDKCQAGAQSGRGCVEQIMTLRLLCDLANYKKKKLYMLFIDYSKAYDRVPRGKLLELLKSRGCGKVMLRAIQAMYSCTQSVLRSATIDATVGVRQGSPSSCLLFTIYMDEVVRMINRCVDTDGFLGKLHTLLLMDDMVILATSKEMCVRKLTAVLDYCQEYGMVLNEKKTKLMVVRGTDEDRLPLTVRNIKIDCVHKYLYLGAWICDDAKMNTVLDLHETVNEMQLNKSAIFCAANNIMPYTYKRKVFDAAVTSALLYSSETWLTNNPRKIIVQYNRAVRNLLRVRKFTSPDMCLIESGIPPVLDVIAKRRRKFLESKLREPNVEEPFYVAFELCRVANTPGYQFVMKALQYRDNVNPLDIVKIIMLC from the coding sequence ATGACTCAAGTTTCCCCGACAGAGCTGTTAGAACGAGCTAACGGTCTGGGTGAGTCATACCGAAGAATACGTGCAAACGAGTCGATGTGGAAAAGTCCAAGATATGACACCGTAAACTTACATGATTTCAGTACCGAATTGCTAAGTCTCGATCCACCGAATCCGGACGCTGTTAGTATTGAAAATATTTCTGAAGCCTTCAGATCGAGCAGTGAAATTATTCATGAAGCTGCTCGTAGGAACAGATGTGGACGTCTCGACCAGCAGAAAGAAACGTGGGACAGAACGTTGCCGCGCTGGAGAAGGATATTAGAAACAAATGATGCTAAGTTCATATGGAAGGCCATTAACTGGTCAGGGAATATTGATACGCACGAACACAGACAACCTGAAGACGATCAACTAAAGACCCATTTCGAGAGCTTGTTAAATAATGAGTGTCACACTAATAGTATTCGCACTGTATGTATAGATGACTCGACTCCAACGATACCCGTATTAGACGAACCTTTCACTGTACAAGAATTAGATAAAGTACTCAAGGATGTGAATGTTAGAAAAAGTTATGTTGGTATTTGTCCAGGAATTATGAGAGCTTTACCTGTTGACTGgatcatgttctttttacatatgtttaacgttgtttttcttaatgtgtgtTATCCAGTTTCATGGAGTTGTAGCAAACTTTTTGTACTCTTCAAAGGAGGTAAAGACAGACTTGAATGTGGAAACTACAGAGGCATATCCATTATGAATACATTGGCAAAATTGTATGATTACTTAATTTTGAACAGATTAAAACTATGGACAAGTATTGATAAATGTCAAGCAGGTGCTCAAAGCGGTCGAGGATGTGTCGAACAAATAATGACGTTAAGATTATTATGTGACCTGgctaattataagaaaaagaagctgtATATGTTATTCATAGATTACAGCAAAGCATATGATAGAGTGCCTCGAGGTAAATTGCTTGAATTGCTTAAATCACGTGGTTGTGGTAAGGTTATGTTGCGTGCTATACAAGCTATGTATTCCTGTACTCAAAGTGTGTTACGTTCTGCAACTATTGATGCCACTGTTGGAGTCCGCCAAGGATCTCCATCGAGTTGTCTCTTATTCACCATATACATGGATGAGGTGGTTAGGATGATAAACAGGTGTGTAGATACAGATGGATTCTTGGGGAAACTACATACGCTCCTTCTTATGGATGACATGGTAATACTAGCTACTTctaaagaaatgtgtgtgagaaagttAACCGCAGTGTTGGATTATTGCCAAGAATATGGAATGGtacttaatgaaaagaaaacaaaacttatgGTAGTGCGAGGTACAGATGAAGACAGATTGCCATTAACTGTTCGTAACATCAAGATAGACTGTGTTCATAAGTATCTTTACCTTGGGGCATGGATTTGTGATGATGCAAAGATGAACACAGTATTGGACCTTCACGAAACCGTGAATGAGATGCAACTCAATAAATCTGCAATTTTTTGTGCAGCAAATAACATTATGCCATATACATACAAGCGCAAAGTATTTGATGCTGCTGTCACTTCTGCCCTTCTTTATAGCTCAGAAACATGGTTGACAAATAATCCTAGAAAGATAATTGTTCAATACAATAGAGCAGTAAGGAACTTGCTAAGGGTAAGGAAATTTACAAGCCCCGACATGTGTCTTATTGAATCAGGTATTCCACCTGTACTTGATGTCATagcaaaaaggagaaggaaatttcTAGAATCAAAGTTAAGGGAACCGAACGTTGAAGAACCATTCTATGTTGCATTTGAGTTGTGCAGAGTAGCTAATACTCCAGGGTATCAATTTGTGATGAAAGCACTACAGTATAGAGATAACGTAAATCCACTGGATATAGTCAAAATAATaatgctctgctaa